A region from the Panicum hallii strain FIL2 chromosome 1, PHallii_v3.1, whole genome shotgun sequence genome encodes:
- the LOC112903816 gene encoding blue copper protein-like: MSSWASGLPLAALLLVACSSTAAASTYTVGDGSGWTTGVDYTSWAASKNFKVGDSLVFNYAKGLHTVVEVSAAEYMACTAASPLGSDSSGATTVPLKTPGTHYFVCSITGHCGAGMKLAVTVGGSSSPATPTPTTPRTSPTPTTPYTTPATPATTPYTTPTTTTPYTTPTTPTCAGGGGTTTTTPGTTPFMAYPSAAGLGPAALAGFGLVWFVIVQLALL, encoded by the exons ATGTCTTCCTGGGCGTCCGGCCTGCCTctggcggcgctgctgctcgtGGCCTGCTCCTCCACGGCTGCCGCCAGCACCTACACCGTCGGCGACGGCTCCGGCTGGACCACCGGCGTCGACTACACCTCGTGGGCCGCCTCCAAAAACTTCAAAGTCGGCGACAGTCTCG TGTTCAACTACGCGAAAGGTCTGCACACGGTGGTGGAGGTGAGCGCGGCCGAGTACATGGCGTGCACGGCGGCCAGCCCGCTGGGCTCCGACAGCAGCGGCGCGACCACGGTACCCCTCAAGACGCCCGGCACCCACTACTTCGTCTGCAGCATCACGGGCCACTGCGGCGCCGGGATGAAGCTCGCCGTGACCGTCGGcggctcctcctcccccgccacgccgacgccgacgacaCCAAGGACGTCCCCGACCCCCACCACGCCCTACACGACGCCGGCGACCCCGGCCACCACGCCCTACACGACCCCGACCACCACCACGCCCTACACGACGCCGACGACCCCGACGTGCGCCGGAGGTGGAGGCACCACGACAACCACCCCGGGCACGACGCCGTTCATGGCGTACCCCAGCGCGGCCGGCCTCGGGCCGGCGGCGTTGGCCGGCTTTGGCCTGGTCTGGTTTGTGATCGTCCAGCTAGCGCTGCTCTAG
- the LOC112898918 gene encoding alpha carbonic anhydrase 8-like, with the protein MSASRSALSAILLAVLAVAAFAATAPASSLQGAPAPAPANPLPKAAPAMAPTPAKAPAPAPAKVAPAPAPTKNAAAPKGSAPSPHRHASSPASGSPVGEPAPAPRPSMPPKSAAAPAAGSASLVALAAAFAAVAVRAF; encoded by the coding sequence ATGTCGGCCTCACGCTCCGCTCTCTCTGCCATCCTCCTCGCCGTCCTGGCAGTGGCCGCCTTCGCCGCCACGGCGCCGGCGTCCAGCCTACAGGGCGCCCCCGCCCCGGCGCCAGCGAACCCGCTACCCAAGGCTGCCCCGGCCATGGCTCCCACCCCCGCCaaggcgcccgcgcccgcgccggccaAGGTTGCCCCGGCCCCCGCGCCGACGAAGAATGCTGCCGCCCCCAAGGGCAGCGCCCCGTCTCCGCACCGCCACGCCAGCTCGCCGGCGTCAGGGTCCCCGGTGGGCGAGCCTGCCCCCGCGCCCAGACCGAGCATGCCGCCAAAGAGCGCCGCGGCACCTGCAGCCGGCTCCGCAAGCCTCGTGGCCCTGGCAGCGGCTTTCGCTGCCGTCGCGGTGCGCGCCTTCTAA
- the LOC112874665 gene encoding uncharacterized protein LOC112874665, with product MVMGKARSGKAEGARCRRHPRHRQQGAGVCASCLRDRLAHLSLSASLPSVVRGDEEDGFYEEEGASSCSEASTAYSSEGSSAASSGRASPAAEPAFHDEMRRAPRVSLLMRHERVVGDADAVAAFLQARREQRRRTATSFWAKLLHATRGGGGGKKEEACSMAARAKTLEERGAAAKWVLF from the coding sequence ATGGTGATGGGCAAGGCGAGGTCGGGCAAGGCGGAGGGGGCGCGGTGCCGGCGCCACCCGCGGCACCGGCAGCAGGGGGCGGGCGTCTGCGCGTCCTGCCTGCGGGACCGCCTCGCCCACCTGTCCCTCTCGGCGTCGCTGCCCTCCGTCGTGCGCGGCGACGAGGAGGATGGGTTCTACGAGGAGGAGGGGGCGTCGTCCTGCTCGGAGGCGTCCACGGCCTACTCCTCCGAGGGCTCCAGCGCCGCGTCGTCGGGGCGCGCCAGCCCGGCGGCCGAGCCGGCGTTCCACGACGAGATGAGGCGCGCGCCGCGGGTGTCGTTGCTCATGCGCCACGAGCGGGTCGTCGGGGACGCCGACGCCGTGGCCGCGTTCCTGCAGGCGAGGAgggagcagaggaggaggacggCCACCAGCTTCTGGGCCAAGCTGCTGCACGCCAcgcggggcggaggaggagggaagaaggaggaggcgTGCTCGATGGCGGCGCGCGCCAAGACGCTCGAGGAGAGGGGCGCCGCGGCCAAGTGGGTCCTCTTCTGA